The Sebastes fasciatus isolate fSebFas1 chromosome 4, fSebFas1.pri, whole genome shotgun sequence genome window below encodes:
- the LOC141766197 gene encoding uncharacterized protein LOC141766197: protein MVSSRTSQPEAIMPEFNVRRVVSKLLNSFFKGMTADQWGLLKSGSPDDATMTMMGELLLDMTAALTKAFLKSLGSRTLASEDDVQINLGNAISQGFAEALGVDVSVQCPSSKSLTTLISEEVSENVRSALSSPEGIVQRLTPPSRLNNMILHACKMCQAFIGKMKSVFLARPRKQRTICEQSDVEPEPSDAEDRHAATPSSDVVIEMKDIMYVTIIIKKQLNDITEPLLVDVPDSEYTLLQSQNSREIEDVAEEIARSIAEDAVRQTPSAQKSKRSKKSIRSKIKKLLAKCFAKTCLHRIVAQMRKRFNRGSKVHSRESAKSLTKKITDLMKQPENHDLLGLGAPLINIPPGRVLEFTKVLSDLLYTHITHGPEIIPEPVIRANMRADLQRKVLGFLCLARWWQIFQSDDLVDNMRHAILGTKPRAKKPLAIASPSAPVSVMKSRDDSARRARNEQKKNCVEVILERLVTRIFKKAKVTWTLSNVQDIIQRLFDQTWGEVEGLDFDSSPETLENLEKAIYRDLIKTWGNATWVLVSLKGGQTAVGERIASAVKGHLMAPPRQRCCMVCRCFSSMLTAMTRW from the coding sequence ATGGTATCATCAAGAACTTCCCAGCCAGAAGCCATCATGCCCGAGTTCAACGTCCGTCGCGTTGTTTCCAAGCTGCTCAACTCCTTCTTTAAGGGGATGACGGCGGATCAGTGGGGACTTTTGAAATCCGGCAGCCCCGACGACGCCACTATGACCATGATGGGAGAGCTGCTGTTGGACATGACAGCGGCCTTGACAAAAGCTTTCCTGAAATCTCTCGGGAGCAGGACCCTGGCGTCTGAGGACGACGTCCAAATCAATCTGGGAAACGCAATCTCTCAGGGTTTTGCCGAAGCTCTGGGCGTCGACGTCTCGGTTCAGTGTCCGAGCTCCAAAAGCTTGACGACATTGATCTCTGAAGAGGTTTCGGAGAACGTCCGAAGTGCCCTCTCCAGCCCCGAGGGCATAGTCCAGCGCCTCACTCCTCCCAGCAGACTCAACAACATGATTCTGCACGCCTGCAAAATGTGCCAGGCGTTCATCGGCAAGATGAAATCGGTGTTCTTGGCTCGACCGCGCAAGCAGAGGACCATCTGCGAACAATCAGATGTGGAACCGGAACCCTCAGACGCCGAAGACCGCCATGCGGCGACGCCTTCGTCGGACGTCGTGATTGAGATGAAAGACATCATGTATGTCACAATCATCATCAAAAAGCAGTTGAACGACATCACCGAACCTCTCTTGGTTGACGTGCCGGACTCCGAGTACACGTTGCTGCAGTCTCAAAACTCTCGGGAGATTGAAGACGTCGCGGAAGAAATCGCTCGGAGTATCGCCGAAGATGCTGTAAGACAGACTCCGTCGGCGCAGAAGAGCAAACGCTCCAAGAAAAGCATCAGAAGCAAAATTAAGAAGCTTTTGGCAAAGTGCTTTGCCAAAACGTGCCTCCATCGCATTGTGGCACAGATGAGGAAAAGATTCAACCGGGGCTCCAAAGTTCACAGCCGAGAGTCGGCAAAGTCTCTCACAAAGAAGATTACCGATCTGATGAAACAACCAGAGAACCACGATCTTCTGGGACTCGGCGCTCCACTCATAAACATTCCCCCCGGTCGAGTCTTGGAGTTCACAAAGGTCTTAAGTGATCTCCTCTACACACATATCACACATGGGCCAGAGATCATCCCCGAGCCGGTGATACGTGCCAACATGCGCGCCGACTTGCAGCGGAAGGTGCTCGGTTTCCTGTGtctggccagatggtggcagaTCTTTCAGTCCGACGACCTCGTCGACAATATGAGACACGCCATACTGGGGACTAAGCCCAGGGCCAAGAAACCTTTGGCAATCGCTTCTCCGTCTGCCCCGGTATCCGTGATGAAGAGTCGTGATGACTCTGCACGGCGAGCGCGGAacgaacaaaagaaaaactgcGTCGAGGTGATTTTGGAGAGGCTGGTCACGCGGATCTTCAAGAAGGCAAAAGTGACCTGGACCCTTTCAAACGTCCAGGACATCATCCAGCGCCTTTTTGATCAAACGTGGGGCGAAGTCGAGGGTCTCGATTTCGATTCCAGCCCAGAAACATTGGAAAACCTCGAAAAGGCCATTTACCGGGACCTGATTAAGACGTGGGGCAATGCGACGTGGGTGCTGGTGTCCTTGAAAGGGGGTCAAACGGCAGTCGGAGAGCGTATCGCCTCCGCCGTCAAAGGTCACCTGATGGCACCACCGAGACAGAGGTGCTGCATGGTATGCAGGTGCTTCTCTTCTATGCTCACCGCCATGACGAGGTGGTAA